Proteins co-encoded in one Agrobacterium cucumeris genomic window:
- a CDS encoding DUF736 domain-containing protein: MATIGTFTSTETGFNGSIRTLALNVKARIARIENPSDKGPHYRIYAGNVELGAAWQKRSEQDRDYFSVKLDDPSFPAPIYATLTEVEGEDGYQLIWSRPNRD, encoded by the coding sequence ATGGCAACGATCGGCACCTTCACCTCCACCGAAACCGGCTTCAACGGCTCGATCCGCACGCTTGCCCTCAACGTCAAGGCCCGCATCGCCCGCATCGAGAACCCCTCCGACAAGGGCCCGCACTACCGCATCTACGCCGGCAATGTCGAGCTCGGTGCGGCCTGGCAGAAGCGCTCCGAGCAGGACCGCGACTACTTCTCGGTCAAGCTGGACGACCCGAGCTTCCCCGCTCCGATCTACGCAACCCTCACCGAAGTCGAAGGCGAGGACGGCTACCAGCTGATCTGGTC